The Crocosphaera subtropica ATCC 51142 genome includes a window with the following:
- the cax gene encoding calcium/proton exchanger, with amino-acid sequence MFNKTTILSILLIFIPLSLGSEYLEWGASITFITAGLAIVPLAAFMGQATEEIAVVVGPNLGGLLNATFGNATELILALVALNEGLIGVVKATITGSIIGNLLLVVGFSMLLGGLRYKEQEFQSVAARVNASSMNLAVIAILLPTAVQYTSSGIEEQTLQNLSVAVAVVLILVYGLTLLFSMKTHAYLYEVGVAAEEEATEEDTTNINLSKWVIILLLVTLGVAIESELLVNSLEEATSSLGLTALFTGVILLPIVGNAAEHATAVTVAMKNKMDLSMSVAVGSSLQIALFVAPVLVIAGWVLGQPMDLDFNPFELVAVAVAVLITNSISSDGRSNWLEGTLLLATYAVIGLAFYFHPVVEGLG; translated from the coding sequence ATGTTCAATAAAACTACGATTCTGTCGATTTTATTAATTTTTATCCCTTTATCTCTAGGGTCAGAATACTTAGAATGGGGCGCATCGATTACTTTTATCACCGCCGGCTTAGCTATTGTGCCGTTAGCTGCTTTTATGGGTCAGGCCACAGAAGAAATTGCTGTAGTGGTCGGTCCGAACTTAGGGGGGTTATTAAATGCGACCTTTGGTAACGCTACAGAATTAATTTTAGCTTTGGTAGCGTTAAACGAAGGGTTAATTGGTGTAGTCAAAGCAACGATTACTGGCTCAATTATTGGTAATTTATTGTTAGTGGTGGGCTTTTCGATGTTATTAGGTGGCCTTCGCTACAAAGAACAAGAATTCCAATCGGTGGCCGCCCGTGTTAATGCGTCTTCGATGAATTTAGCGGTGATCGCTATTTTATTGCCGACGGCGGTGCAATATACGTCTAGCGGAATTGAAGAACAAACCTTACAGAATTTATCTGTTGCTGTGGCGGTTGTGTTGATTTTGGTTTATGGGTTAACGTTACTTTTTTCGATGAAAACCCATGCTTATTTATATGAAGTGGGTGTGGCGGCCGAGGAAGAGGCCACCGAAGAAGATACGACTAATATCAATCTAAGTAAATGGGTGATCATTCTCTTATTAGTTACCCTTGGGGTTGCCATTGAATCTGAATTATTGGTCAATTCCTTAGAAGAAGCAACTTCATCTTTAGGGTTAACGGCTTTGTTTACGGGTGTGATTTTATTACCCATTGTGGGCAATGCAGCAGAACACGCTACGGCTGTTACAGTGGCGATGAAAAATAAAATGGATTTATCAATGTCAGTGGCGGTCGGTTCAAGTTTACAAATTGCTTTGTTTGTTGCCCCGGTTTTAGTCATTGCGGGTTGGGTATTAGGACAACCAATGGATTTAGATTTTAATCCTTTTGAATTAGTAGCGGTAGCTGTGGCAGTTTTAATTACTAATTCTATTAGTTCGGATGGTCGTTCTAATTGGTTGGAAGGTACTTTATTATTAGCGACTTATGCGGTGATTGGTTTAG